A region of the Bacteroidota bacterium genome:
ATCACGTCCATATCCAATTATCTTCAATTTAATAATATCCTATGCCGGTAAAATTTACGCTGATTGCAATTGTTTTATTCCTTACCATTTCTTTTTGCACAAATGCCCAGGTAGTTATCAATGAAGGCTCAAATAAAAATTATGTTACCGGTATTGACGAAGATGCCGAAAATGAAGATTGGATAGAGTTATATAACGCAGGTGCTACAACAATCGATTTATCGGACTTTACGTTGAGCGATAAATTGTCTGAACCAACATTATGGCCCTTAACAGGACTGAGTTTGGAGCCTAATGCATTTTTGCAGATTTTTTGCAGTGAAAAAAATCGATACCAGACAGCACCCTTTATAAATGCGATAAACGATTTGGATTACACTCCCTTTGCCGGATGGAATACACATAATTTTACCACTGAATTTGAATGGGATGGCAGTAGCAATATTATTCTGAATATTTGTTCCTATAACAATACCGGCTATACTGAAAATGCCATTTTTAATCAGACTGCCACTCCTTATGTGTCAACAGTTGCTACATTCAACGATGGCAGTGATGCATCGTGTTCGGCAACATTTGGATATATGTATTATCAACGTCCGAATTTGCAAGTAAACGGAATTACCATTGATGCAGGAACAATTCAAAATTCAAATACCGATTATCCGGCACCTTATGGTAACTGGTACTGGAGTGCAAGGCATCAAATTTTAATTCATGCTTCGGAATTATTAGCAGCAGGCATTACAGCAGGTCCAATAAATTCTATCGGATTTGAAGTTGCTTCTACAAATGATATCATTTATTCTTATATTGATATATCCATAATCGCTACAAACTTAAATGACTTAACAGAAAGTTTAATTCCGGTAGATGGTTATCAAAATCATACAAATTTTAAAATTGATGCTGAAGGAGAAACCATTTATTTGTTCGATGCCGGTGGAACAAATATTAGCTCCTTGTATGTAAACTCCCCACGTGTGGATGTTTCAGTGGGTCGCTCACCGGATGCAGATGCGGAAATTGTTTGGATGTCGCCAACACCCGGTAGTACAAATAATGTAGCAACCGTTTATATTGATTCATTAGCTGCGCCAATTTTATCAGTGGCAACCGGCATAGTTAATGATGCTTTTTCGCTTGATATTATTAATCCAAACGATGCCGGAATTGACACTAAGGTAGTATATACTATAGATGGAAGCGAGCCGCTATTTTCTTCTACTGAATATTCTGGAGCACCAATAACGATAAATGCAAATGTGGTAATTCGTGCCAAAATATTTCCTGTCACGGCAACTAATTTATTGCCAAGTTATGATACCTATGGTACTTATTTATTTGATATTGATCACAGCACACCTATTTTGCTGATTACCACCGAAAATTCAAATTTATATGGCGCAGATGGCATTTTTGATAATTATAATTCTGATTGGGTAAAAGCTGCACATATTACCTGGTTAACTAAAGCGGAAGGTCATCCGGAATTATTTGAAACACGTACTGCTATGCGTATGGATGGGGGAGCTGGTGGAAGCCGATCTAATCCGCAACATTCATTCCGATTGAGTTTTGATGATAACGCACTTGGCGAAGAAACAATTCATGAACAATTAATTCCTAATATTCCATTTCGGAATTCCTACAGCGATGTGTATTTACGAAATGGTAGCAACCAATGGTTAAATTATCCGCAAAAAGATGCTACTCAGGTAAGTATCATGAGCAAAGGAACAAATAATTATTATTCTGCAATGGAGCCGGTTAGTGTTTATATTAATGGCGCCTATTTCGGATTATATGAATTGCGTGAAAAATTTAACACCGAATATTTTGATGAGCGCGAAGATATTGACAAAGACTCAATAGAAATATTATCGATGAGTTATTTTTATAATTTGATTTTGCGCGCACTGGAAGGTAATGTAGATAATTTTTATAATGACTATGCAGCTTTTGATGCATTAGACCCAAATGATGAAAATTATATGATTGACGCAGATAAATATTTCGATTTAAGCCATTACACCGACTACATCATTGCAGAATCATGGATGGGAAATACCGATTGGCCTGGAAATAACATTAAAATTTATCGTTCAAATAAAACCAATTACCGCTGGCGTTTTGCTTTAATTGATTTGGAATTATCACTTAATCCTAACGGATGGACAACCTGTTTTTATAATCATATTCGTTATATGGAAGATCAAAGTACCGATAATCCATATATAAATATCTGGTTACAAAGTATACAAAATGAAGCTTATCTAAATTCGTTCATCAACAGATATGCCGATTTATTAAATACCAGTTATTTAACCGATACCTTATTGGCAGGTGAGCAGGCTTTTTATGATAAAATGGTTGTAGAAATGCCTAATGAATATGCACGTTGGGGCGACCCATTTGACATTGAAGGCCAAATGGCAAATTTTACCAATAACCACGAAATATTTCAAGAACAACTCGCTTGCAGAAACGATCAGGTGCGCGGAGATTTATTGAGCGAATTTAATTTAAATAAGGAAGTAGAAGTTAAACTGGCAATATTTCCTGATAGCACCGGAAGTATTCAATTAAATACGATTCATCCGGCAACTTATCCTTGGACAGGTATTTATTTTGATGGTGTGCCTATTCAGTTAACCGCTATTCCGGATTCCGGATATATGTTTGTTAATTGGGTGCCAAACACTTTAATTACAGATACATTAAATCCAATAATTGAAACAAATGTAAATCTGGATACCATCACATTTACAGCAGTATTTAAATTAATACCTCCTCCACCTGACGGGCCAACAATTGATTTTACATTGTATCCTTCGCCCAGTAATGGTGTGATTACAATTGCACATAATAACCCAACACTTGCTGAAAATACAGTTTATCGTATTTATGATTTGCAAGGACAACTTGTAGAACAGGGTGATATTAATCAATCTGCCAATACAACTACAATTAATGTCTCTAAACTGCATTCTGCTTTATATTATGTGCGCATAAATAACGGATCACATACACTTGAGGTGATGCAATTTTTGAAGATTTAATGCTTAAAAATTTTTATTTTTTTTTTTTTTGGTGGTTTTTTTTTTTTTTTTTTTGTGGATATATGATGGTGAAAGAAAAAAAAAAAAAAAAAAAAAAAAAAAAATTTTTTTTAAACAGGACGCCGGGGTTTGTTTTGTTTTTTGTTTTTTTCTCCATCCAAAAAAAAAATTTTTTTTTGTTTGTCTGTTTAATTTTTTTTTTTTGGGGGGGGGTGGGTTGGGGGGGGGGAAAAAAAAAAAAAAAAAAAAAAAATAAAAAATTTTTTTTTTTGAGGTGGGAGGGAATTACCCCCCCAAACAAATTTTTGTTTTTTATTTTCCCCCAAACCCAACACCAATTGTTTTTTTGTTAATTTTAATTTTTTTTTTTTGTAAAGGGTGTGATTTTTTAAAAAAAATAATGGAATGAAAGAAAAAATATTTTTGTGGGAAAAAAGGATTTTGGGGGGGTAGAAATAAAATTTTTTTTTTCCCAACCCTTTTTTTTTTTCCCCCCCGGTTTAATTAAAAAAACACTATTTAAAAAAAAAAAAAAAATTTTTTTAAATTTTTAAATAAATTTGTTGAAGGATGAAGTGCCTTGCCCGCCCTCTTTTGTGTGGAAAAGAAAAAAAAGGGAGATTTTTTTTTTTATGGTTTTTCTAATTTTTGAATTGATAAAAACATTTCTCTCTTTTACTTTTTTTTTGTGTTTGTGTGGGAAAAAGTGGAATTCGCAGCCCGGCCTCTTTTCCCCCTTTTAACTTAAAAATTGTTTTGAAGTGCCTAAATTGTATACCTTTAAATTTTTCTTAATCCTTCTGTAATTATTTGGCAATTTTTTGTTAATTTTTTAATGAGATGCAATATTTTACTTATTTTAGATAAAATTTTCTCCTCACTATTAAAATCAGGCATATGAAACTTAATCGTTTACTTTTAACCATTCTCTTAATTTCAAGTTTAAAATTTATACATGCACAATCGCTGGCCGATTGCAATAATTTAAGTTTGAATATTGATACCGTTTATCTTTTTCCGGGTATGGATACTATAGTTACGGGTGATCTATATTATAATGATACTACATTTACCGTGTATCCAACTTTATTGGTTTTATTACCGGAAAATCCCTACATTGAGTCAAATGATTTAATGGTTTTATCCTCCTTGGATTCAGGCTCTGTTCAATGGTTTGAGCTGGAAATCACTTTTATAAATACGGATTTTCCAAACAATACCGTAATACCGGCATTGTTCCATATTTATGACTCCGATTGGGTTGGTGATTCAATTGTAACGTGTTATATACCTTTGACACTTGTGTTGCAAAATGAAACAGAAGCAATTAATGCAAACCTAAAAAATAATGTCATGCAGGTTTATCCTAATCCCGCAACTGAAAATTTACATATCTGCATGGATCCGGAATTTATAAATCAAAAAATTCAAATCATGAATTATAGCGGACAAATTTTAACTACACTTTCAGGACAACCCGATTTAAATATATCGTTGACATCCTATCCTTCAGGAATTTATTATGTTAGATTAGAAAATTCCGGTATCGTTAAATCTTTTGTAAAAGAATAAAATACATGTGTACACATGAAATAATATAAATATTTTTTGGAGCATCACCTTTCCCCACACCAGCACAATCCCTACCGGCTGTCCGCTGCAACAAACTGTAAATAGCTTCATTTAGGGAATAACAATTCGTAGCCCAATTTCAATTTGCGTCAAGGCATATATTATCAAGTTAACACATAATCCGGCTGTTCAATCAGCACATCAGCACATTAACACATTAGCACATTAACACGTTTGTTTCCGCTCCCATCCGGGCTAGTTGTACCGCATGGAGCCGCTATCACAAAAACAGTTAACTAACCAACAAAATTATTGTTAACTTTCATCAAAATTGTAACCGATAAAACTAAAAACAGGTTGGTTAAAATGGGTAAAATATATCTAACTACATTTTTATTTTTCATTACGAGTACTGCTGTTTTTAATCAAACACTTGAAGATAGCCTTGCTGCTTATTACAATTTTAATAATACATTAAACGATGCATCGGGTAATTTAAAACATATTACTGAAGCAGAAGGAGCATTTACTGCAGATCGGTTTGGCTCACCAAATGCAGCATTTCATTTTGATGGTGAAAATGATTCACTTGTTTTGCCTGTTGATAAATTTGCACCAATTACCGGAGATTTTGCAATCAGTTTTTGGTACAAAACAAATTCCTCCGCTATAATGAATTTGTTTTCATCTAAACAATCACCGGATGATACCACTCAAAATTTTGAAATCCAGTTAAACAGTCACAATCGTTTTTACCTTGAATACTATAAGCAGGTTTGGTATCAAACTTACGTTTATTGGAATGGAACAGGAATTGAATCAAATGCATTGGCTGAAGGTGTTGCAGGAAATTTTATAAAGGGCGAATGGAGCCATTTTGTTATAAGCAGAGAAGCAGATACATTTAAAATTTACCGTAACCATCAATTATATTATTTAAGCATCAACACTTATTTCGCTGACGAACTTGGCGATGCAATTAACATGGTTTTTAGTGCGATGCCGTACCGTTTTAAAGGTGACATTGATGATTTACGGTTATATAAACGTGCTTTATCACAACAGGATATTGACCTATTATGGTTTGAAAATAATCCTATTCAATTTGTAAATCCTCAAGCTACAGATGCCTATGTTTTTGGTTCAAATGTGTTGGTGTATTGGGAATATGATACAACACAAATAAGTGATTCTATAATGGTTACTTATAGTATAAATAATGGAGCGTGGATTAACGCAGATCACTCCGGGTTAGCCTTCGAAAATTACACTTATGTGGATATGAGTTTTGCACCGGGTACAACTGTTGAGGTGCGCGTTGAAGACAGGGCGGACTCAACAAAATTTCAGCAATCAGGGCAATTTATTGTTAGCCCTTATACCTGGACTGAAGTAACTGACGCATTGCCTTTTCCGGCAAAGGATGGGTCAGGATTAGTTGCATTTAAAAATAAAATGTGGTTATTAGGTGGCTGGGATCCTCCATTTCATGAACCTAATTATACCCATAATGAAGTTTGGAGTTCAACTGATGGAGAAAACTGGAACTTCGAAACAAATGCAGCATGGCCACCACGACATTGTGCTGCATGGTTATCTAATACCGATAATATTTGGGTAATAGGCGGTGATCCTCAATCAGGTTGTTTAACTGATGTTTGGAATTCAACTGATGGAATAAACTGGGTGCAAATTATTGATACCATACCTGGCTATACAAAACGTAATATGCCGAATTATGCAATTTTAAATGATAAACTAACATTATTTGGTGGCGAACAGTGCAGTGGTTTAGGATTAAATGACGTATGGCAAAGTGATAATGGTGAATCATGGAATAAATTACCGGATGCACCATGGTCGGGTAGAGGTATGCAGATTAATTCTTGTGTTGATGATAATGGTTTTATGTGGATGCTTAGTGGTGCCAATGAAGGTGAACGACGTCCGTTTAATGAAGTTTGGAATACTGCAGATGGTATTACTTGGAATTTAATAAACCCTTCTGCACCCTGGATGGGAAGATACTGGCATACTGTTGCATGGTTTGATAATAATATTTGGGTAATGGGTGGAATAACAGCAGGAATCGAATTAAATGATGTTTGGTATTCACCGGATGGCATAAACTGGCGTGAATTAAAAACCACAACAGGCAATTTACCGGAAGGCACACGTCACGCGCAATCTACAACAGTATTTGATAATGCACTTTGGTATATGTGTGGAATCAGTACGAATAATGTTTGGAAAATTACGAATCAATTTAATGAAGTGGCAATCCCTGAACTTGCTGAAACAACACGGTTGTTAATTTCACCAAATCCAACTACAAATAAATGTTTAATTCAATTTGATGAAAGCGATATCGGGAGAAATTACATTGTTACTAATACGCTGGGTGAAATAATGCTACGCGGAAAAATTAACGCAAGTCAACAAATAATTGACCTGAGCAATTTTAATACCGGCTTATTTTACTTTGTTATAAATGATTTAACACCCGAAGTGGGAATTATAGTTAAACAATAAAATTGGTAGTGCGCTTTAGCAATTAGTGGCATGTTATTTGTTGAAAAATGGCTTGATAAATTTAATTGCGGTAGCCATTAATATGGTTGCTGCTATTTTTTATTTTCCATCAAATCAACACCTATGCGTATTTCTACTTTGTTATTGCTACTTTACATGCCGGTCTTTTTATCAGCACAAAACACCAAAATTAAAGTGATAAAAGGATTAACTTTAACTAATGATGCCGTCCTGGATACACTTTTAGTATCTAACACAAACGACTTTTTAAATGCTGCACAATTACCCAATGAAAGCAACAAATTCGTATTGCCTGCACAAAAAATTGAAACATATATTTTATTAGATGAAATATTAGGTATTACAACAAATCAAAATTCGCGGGAAACAAATTTTTATAAAGCGCATATCATAAATTGTATCGAAGTAGAAGTTGCTCAATATTTGTTGCAGGTTGCTTATTTGTCTACAAGCGACAGTATACCTCAACTGAATGCAATTTTTGAAATAATCGCCCATAAAGGAAGTAACGGCTTTTTATTTTCATCCCCACTAAAATATAATACATTAAACTGGAAAACATTTACTGAGCAAAATACAACAGTTTACTTCAAAACCGATATCCAAAAAAATAAGGTGTTGGACTATACAACTTTTGCGGGGACAATAGATGCTAAATTAAAATCAACAGATAAGTCTACTGAATTTTATTGCTGCGATAATTTTAATGAAGTTTTAAAATTAATTGGTGTATTGTATAAGGCTGAATATGCAGGCATTCAACTCAATACTTTGGCATCGGTGGCCGATAATAAGAAGTTAATTGTTGCAGGTGAGCACAGTAATGAATTCACTGACTTCGATAAACATGATTTATGGCACGACCGACTCAGTTTGGTGGTGCCACGAAATACCCTAAATAAGCCTGTTGATGAAGGGTGCGCTTATTTGTATGGCGGTAGTTGGGGGCTGAGTTGGAACGAAATATTTACACAATTTATCAAATCTATTCCGATAACCGAACAAACAGATTGGAAGGAATATAAAGAAAACCCATTTAATTTTGGCGAAAATGATGCAAACCACTTGTATGTTGATTATGTAATTAATGCATTAATTGTTCAACAACTTGAAAAACAATACGGATTTGAAGCAGTTTGGAAATTACTCAATTCGGGTAAATTTCAAAAGGGCAACGAAAACTATTATGCAATATTGAAAGAAATTGCCGGCGTTGATTCAGCAAACTACAATGCATGGGTTTACGGATTGATAAATAATAAAATTAATAATAAATAATCCTGGAGAATAATTTTACCTGAATTGCAGTAGTTTGAAATAGCACACATTTTATGCGTTTATTTGGCATAAACAAAGATGGTAAATAGTTTTAAAACAGATAAGTAATTCGAATTAATAAACTGCAATGCAAAATCGCAACCCTCCACATTGAAATTTGGTCACACATCATTTGGTTAATGGTCAACCTAACCGGAATGTAAATGCTTCGTACTCAATTAAATTTATTTTTGGAGCATCACCTTTCCCCACACCAACACAATCCCTACCGGCTGTCCGCTGCAACAAACTGTAAATAGCTTCATTTAGGGAATAACAATTCGCAGCCCAATCTCAATTTGCGTCAAAGTAAAAATTATCACATCAACACATAAAGCGGCTGTTCCATTGGTACATCGGTACATCATCACATTGGTACATCAGCTTGTTTCCGCTCCCATCCGGGCTAGAATTTCCTTCTACAGTCTCTATCACAAAAATTTATCGTCATTTCACCATTATTGCACCTGCTGGAACATAAACCTAAAAAAAATAAATACCTTTGAATTTTATTATTGATAACATCTGTCCGAATACCTAAAAACTGCGATTTAAAATATGAAATACCTCCACCTTATTGGCTGTCTTATTGTAATGAGTTTGGTGCAATGCAAAAGTAGTGGTCAATCCAACTCGATTATAAAAGCAAAAATGGATAGCCTGCTGCAAATTAATAACCCACGCAGCTTTAGCGGAGTCGTATTGATCAGTAAAAACGGGAATACCATTTACAGTAATGCCATTGGTTTTACTGATTCTCTTAATAGTAAAGCAATTAATTTATCTGACGAGTTTGTGCTATTATCAAACAGTAAACAAATTACAGCAGTCTTGGTTTTGCAAGCGGTTGACAAAGGATTAATTAACCTAAACAATCCAATTAAAAATTACCTCCCTGAACTAACTATGTCTTGGGCTGATTCAGTTACTGTTCATCAATTGCTAAATCACTCCGGCGGTTTAACCGGCAAAAACGAACCTTTATTATTTGCGCCTGGCACTGACTTTAAATACAGCGATATTAATTACATTTTACTGGGTAAAATAATTGAGGCAGTTGAAAAACAATCCTATGCTCAATTGGTTACACAACTTTTTGAAAAGGTTGGTATGCAACATTCCTACTTTCCGAATTTCAGCAACCAACAAAATTTAATCATCGGCAATAAATATATTGGCACTTTAAAAAATAAATCAATAGATAGCGTTATCATCGCTCTTGAAAAAATACCTGCAGCAGGATTAGTTTCAACTGCGGGCGACATGACCATCTGGAATAATGCTTTACATAATGGTAAATTAATTTCACCTGCTGCTTATCGCTTAATGACATCCTATACCATAACAGGTCAACATGTTACATTTGGTCCTGATAAAATTGGTTATGGTTACGCACTTCGTGTAAATGACGGTATGCCGGTTAAATATTTTGGACATACCGGAACTGCACCTGACCAGGGATTTACCTCACTCACACTTTGGTTCCCTGAAGAAAAAATAAGTGTGGTAATTCTCGAAAACCAGGCTTATGATAATATGGAAATAAACTATTGGTTTGAAACGGAAATCAGAAAATTGATTTGCGGCTTGGCTGCGAAAGGTAATTTAAGTGAGTAATCACTACTTATTGTAAAAAATACAAAAAGTAGTAAAATCAATTTCTGAATCTTCTTTTTTAACCGTACCGGAGCAAATTAACTGCCAATTTTGACCCGTATTTTGCAAATTCACGGTATTCAGTGAATGGAATTGTTTATATTTAATTTAAAATTGCAATAGGTTTTAGGCAACTTGAATTAAAAACAACCGAATTATGAAAAAAATCTTTACAATTGCTTGTCTGTTAATGAGTTACGCAGTTTACAGTCAGGTAACTCCGGTGAATACCAATATATACCCGTATGATTACATTGTTAACCTGAATGGCACTTTATTGTTTTTTGCTACCAGCAAGGCGGAGGGTAATAACTACGAATTATGGCGTTCAGATGGCACCGAAGCGGGCACCATGCAGGTGAAAGATATTAATGGTAATTTGAATGGCAGTATATTGTCGAACACTGAATTTGGAATGGCTTATAACGATAGGAATTTTGTGATCTACAATAATGAATTTTATTTTATAGCTACTGATGGGCCGCATGGTTTGGAAATCTGGAAATCCGATGGCACTGCAGCGGGAACGATGATGTTAAAAGATATTTATCCGGGACCAAGTGGATTTGAATCGCCTTCGTTTAATTTCCCCTATTTTACAGAATTTAATGGAAAATTATTTTTCGCTGCAAACGATAATGTGCATGGTTTTGAATTATGGTCAACCGATGGAACAGAAGCAGGCACACAAATGGTGAAAAATATTTCTGCTGATGAAATTTATGGCTCAAATCCGGAGCATTTAATTGTGTTTAACAATATGTTATATTTTGCAGCACGCGATGATGTGTATGGTTATGAATTATATAAAAGTGATGGCACTGCTGCGGGAACACAAATTGTAAAAGATATTGTTCCGGGTATAAATGGCGCTTTAAATAATGGATATGCAAGCAGTATTGATCCGAAATTTACTGTTAGTGGTAACTACTTGTATTTTATTGGAAGAATTGATGCATCGTTACCGGTTACATTCGATTTATTTCGCACAGACGGAACAGATGCCGGAACAATTACATTAAATAATGAATTAAATGATATCACAAATTTATGTGATGCGAATGGCACAATGTATTGTTATGCATTTGATGGAAATTTTGATCATTCCGGATTATGGAAAACAGATGGCACACCGGGCGGAACAGTTTTAGTAAATGCAGCTGATGTTATGGCTTCAAGTGTTGCACATGGATTTTATAATTTTAACGATAAGTTATTTTTCTCCGGTTTTGCACCCGATTTTTCTGCATTTGGTTTAGCAACTACCGATGGTTCAGGAGCAGGAACCAATATGGTTTATGAATTCGAAAGTGTTGGTAGTATACCTGAAGTGCATGATTTTAACAGCGAAGCAGGTAGTGATTATTTCTTTTATCATGCTTTAACTAAAATATCAGATTTTGCAATGTCGATACGTATGGTGCAAACAAATGGAAGCAATGCAGGAACCAAAATATTCAGTGGTGTTCAACCATTTCGCAGCACGGAATTTTTAGATGGTGATTTATATTTTGGCGGCATCGACAGCACCGACGAAGAGGTGTGGGGATTATATAAAATTGCACCTGTAGTTTTTGAGGTTGGCATTGAAAATTATAGCACTTATACGTTGTCTGCTGGCCCGAACCCTGTTACCAATCAATTTATTGTTAGCATTCCTTTTGCCGATGGCACCTTATCCGTTTATGATATGACCGGTCGCGAGGTGAACACGGTAACCGCATTACCTGCCGGGGCTTTCGCAATTGATGTTGTTAATTTAATGCAGGGATGTTATGTAGTGAAATGGGAAAAAGCAGAAATGATCTATCAAACCAGGATGGTGGTTACCGGTAATTAAAGCCAATAAGCAGGTTAGTAATTTCATTCAGGCTAAAAAAATATCATTTACCTTTGTGCGAAACAACCAAGCATGTCTGTGAACCTACCATATTTTGGCGCTATTGATATTGATGAACTCAGTGATTATTATCAGGCTGATTATCCCTATGAAGGAAAAAATATCCCATTAGATTTAAATTTCGACGACACCGCAATCGGCAGTCGCGACCTGGAAGACACCATTGCTGCATTACAATCACTTCCACAATTAATTTCCACTGCGTATATCGAATTAAAAAAGAGTTTTCAAACCAATGGTGTTGTAAAACAATATATTAATCGCCAAATGAGTGGTTTATCGGCGGAGCAATTAGATACATTATTTACTGGCACGGCGGATGATATGAACAAAGAGCAAAAAATGTTATCACAGCTCAAAATTGTCCGCATTGGTTTTTACCCCGAAGACATCCTCGACGCCATCACCGTCGATTTCAGCATCGGCTACGACCACACCGACACCATCATCGTAATGAATTTCAACTCCAAAATGGAATTAGAAGACATTGGACAAGAAAGTTAAAAATTCCAATCAACGCAACCGCGTAGCATTACCTTCCAGATAAGGTAGGGGTGACATAATGATAACAAAGTGCGCTACATAGAATCACCTAACCGTGTAGCGGTGACACGTTTGTAACAATCACACGCTCCTAGACCACACGAAACCGCATAGCGGTGAAACCACGTAGTACTCAATTAAATTTTTTCGAAGAATCAACCGCATAGCGGTGAAATAATGGTAACAAAGTGCGCTCCCAAGACCGACAAAACCGCATAGCGGTGAAACCTCGAAGTACTCAATTACATTTTTTCGAAGAATCAATCGCATAACGGTGAAATAATGGTAACAAAGTGCGCTCCCAAGACCGACAAAACCGCGTAGCGGTGAAACCTCGAAGTACTCAATTACATTTTTTCGAAGAATCAACCGCATAGCGGTGAAATAATGGTAACAAAGTGCGCTCCCAAGACCGACAAAACCGCGTAGCGGTGAAACCTCGAAGCTCTGAATTACATTTTTTCGAAGAATCAATCGCATAACGGTGAAATAATGGTAACAAAGTGCGCTCCCAAGACCGACAAAACCGCGTAGCGGTGAAACCTCGAAGGTGAAACCTCGGAGTGCGACATTTTTTAGTTGAATAAAAAGCTACACTAGTCAACATAATAATCAATCCAATTGAACAAATATTGCGAATCAAACGGAATGTCATTATCTGTTAGATATGTTTTAAATTCCGATTCGAATTTTTCCTTTTTATGATGCTCTTCCTGATTTTTTATATAATCGTAAATACGATTAATTTCCGTTTTTGCACAACTAAAAACACCATACCCATTTGACCATCTAAAGGCATATTTTGTAAATTTTGAATCGTGGATATATTTTGAAGTATTATTTTTCAAATCCCGAACAACATCTGAAATTGATTCTTTCGGATTTAAACCAAATAAAATGTGAACATGGTCTTCAACACCATTGATAATATAGGGCTTATGATTTTTGTTCAATAAAATACCTCCCATGTATTTGAAGACATCATCTCGCCATGGTTTTAATAAAAGACTTTCTCTGTTTTTTACTGCAAAAACAAGATGAATGTAAAGTTGTGAATACGCGTTTGCCATAATTTTTTTTAGCAAACATATTACATTATTTTTTCCAAGCCGTGTGTAAGCGAATATACTCGGTTCGCGCGGCTATCATCTACAGCTGTAAGGGTTTTGGGCGAATGTTTTTTTGAGATATACTGTGTTTTTCATCCACAACTTGGAGGTTTCACCTCTACGCGGTTTAGTTGATTCTAGTAGCGCACTTTGTTACCATTGTTTCACCCCTACCTTATCTGGAAGGTAAAGCTATGCGGCTGATTCATCGTAAAAATGTAATTCAGAGCTTCGA
Encoded here:
- a CDS encoding DUF2004 domain-containing protein, whose product is MSVNLPYFGAIDIDELSDYYQADYPYEGKNIPLDLNFDDTAIGSRDLEDTIAALQSLPQLISTAYIELKKSFQTNGVVKQYINRQMSGLSAEQLDTLFTGTADDMNKEQKMLSQLKIVRIGFYPEDILDAITVDFSIGYDHTDTIIVMNFNSKMELEDIGQES
- the tnpA gene encoding IS200/IS605 family transposase, whose translation is MANAYSQLYIHLVFAVKNRESLLLKPWRDDVFKYMGGILLNKNHKPYIINGVEDHVHILFGLNPKESISDVVRDLKNNTSKYIHDSKFTKYAFRWSNGYGVFSCAKTEINRIYDYIKNQEEHHKKEKFESEFKTYLTDNDIPFDSQYLFNWIDYYVD
- a CDS encoding T9SS type A sorting domain-containing protein, translated to MKKIFTIACLLMSYAVYSQVTPVNTNIYPYDYIVNLNGTLLFFATSKAEGNNYELWRSDGTEAGTMQVKDINGNLNGSILSNTEFGMAYNDRNFVIYNNEFYFIATDGPHGLEIWKSDGTAAGTMMLKDIYPGPSGFESPSFNFPYFTEFNGKLFFAANDNVHGFELWSTDGTEAGTQMVKNISADEIYGSNPEHLIVFNNMLYFAARDDVYGYELYKSDGTAAGTQIVKDIVPGINGALNNGYASSIDPKFTVSGNYLYFIGRIDASLPVTFDLFRTDGTDAGTITLNNELNDITNLCDANGTMYCYAFDGNFDHSGLWKTDGTPGGTVLVNAADVMASSVAHGFYNFNDKLFFSGFAPDFSAFGLATTDGSGAGTNMVYEFESVGSIPEVHDFNSEAGSDYFFYHALTKISDFAMSIRMVQTNGSNAGTKIFSGVQPFRSTEFLDGDLYFGGIDSTDEEVWGLYKIAPVVFEVGIENYSTYTLSAGPNPVTNQFIVSIPFADGTLSVYDMTGREVNTVTALPAGAFAIDVVNLMQGCYVVKWEKAEMIYQTRMVVTGN